The following is a genomic window from Deltaproteobacteria bacterium.
GGTTGCAGTAAAGAGGAAGGAGAGACGAGAGGGGGGGAGATGGGAGGGGAGGGTGGAGAGGACTAACTTGATCCCCTCACCCTGAAAGTACCTATGCAAGATGCGTCCCAAAGAGGCCCGCTGATATAAGATGAGGTGCCGAAAACAGACGGGGAAGAAGAGTCTTCGCCACCATGTGAGCCCTCCAAAGCGGTTTATCTCCTCCCCAACCTTACCTATCAAGTTGAAGTAGTCCCTTAGGGCCCGCCTCTCTTCTGGGAAGAGCTCCTTTGCCCCTTTGATATATTCCTCAAACCCCCCCCTCAGGTGCAGATCCAGGCTGAAATCGGGGTAGATATTCCTGGCGGCCTCAACCCTGAGGAAACGAAGGTGCCTCTGGGCCCCTGTCTGCACCAGGATCTTTGAAAACTCCCCCCCTTCTTCACAACCGCCGACAAAGGCTCCGGTGGCATCAAATTTGAGCCCCCCCCTGTTAAACGAGGTCACATACCCCCCAGTCCTGGCCCCTCGCTCCAGGATCAAGACTCGAAGACCATGTCTGACCAACAAGGCCCCCGAGGTCAGACCCCCTATTCCTCCCCCGATGATGATCACATCGTACTTCATCCTCCTATCCCCACAACATGGAAAGAGAAGATCAGGGCGCCTATCCCCCAGACAGCACTTACTGGTGGAAAGAGAAGTCGGTAGACCTTCCTCATCTCTGCCCTAAAATAATCCTTGGTGAGGACTAGACACAGATGCAGGGGGGAGAGCAATACCCCACAAAAACCGCTGACATAGGCGAACATCAGGTAAAGGAGGAGGTTATCCCTCCCCTGCATTACGGGCAAGAGGATGGGAAAGGCAACCCCGACAAAGGCGATGGTCACTCCCGTCATGAGGCCGATGGCAAAGGGGAGAACGACCAACAAAAAGAGGGGGGAGATACCCACCTGGCAGAGGCTGTCATGGAAGCTGCCTACTGCCTGTGTGGCCCCCAACATCCGCTGGAAATAAACGACCATGATCACGCTAAGCAGGAGTTTTGCGGACGACAAATTGCGCAAAACCATCTCCTTGGTCTTCCTCCATCCTATCCTTCCCCGCAGGAGCTCTATCCCGATGGCCAGCATCAGGGAATACACCAATTCCACCTTCAGGAGGATGACCATGACTAAAACCACCAACAATGGAAAGAGGGAGAAAAGTACCCCCCTTATCCCCTCCACTATCCCCTTGCCCCACTTCCCTTCCTCACCTTTGCCCACACCGCGAAAACCGAAGGCGATCCCCCCTCCTATGGCGGCAAGGGTAAGGGGAGAATTGTAGGCGGCGATGTCCCTCAAGGATACCCCTAACAGGGCCGAGGTGAGGATCACCCCTGGATAGGTGGGGAGAAAATATTCCCAAATATGGCGAAACCAGTAGTTGAGAAAGGTCCTCCTCTCGGGAGAGAGCCTCAAGGCATCGGAGGCCTCGACGACCAAGGGGGCTGAGACCAATGCGCCCCCCATGATGGGCATCAACCCTATCATCGCCGGCAACAAGGCCACCACCGCCCGGAGGTCTCTGGTGATCGCCCCGAAGGAATCGATCATCTTGCGCATCCCCCCTGTCTCCCTCATGATCTCACTGAGCAAGAGTATGAAAAAGAGGGCGCCTACGAGCTTAATGGTCTTGGGCTCCAGGAGTCCATGGAAGAATTCCCCGCCTATCTTCACCCAAGGAAGCCTGCAAAGGAGGCCAAGGGTGACCCCCCCGATAGCCAAGGTGGCCCATAGTTCCACCTTCCGTACCAATAGAACAATGATCAATGCGAAGACTAGAATTATTCTTAAAAGCTCCACTCCTTTTTCCACGTGGTTACATTTGGCAGGGGTTATTGAATTGGATAAAGGACGCCCTCCTGAAGGTAAAGCATATATCCCCAGAAGATCTGGAGACCATTCAGGTCATCGGCGCCCCCCATGAGACCATCAAGCATATCAAAACGGGTAATCATCATCTGAGCCCCTCTCCAGAGATGAGATCTAGAAATTGTTTCAAAATCTTTGCCGTTGCCCCCCAGATGATATGTCGGCCGCAATGGTAGATGTACACCAACTGGGTCTTGTCTTGGTAAGTCCTGTACTCCTCGGCCAAGATCCCCTCCTTGTGGAAACATCCTAAGGGGAGAAGGATCAATTCCTCAATCTCCTCGCTACAGGTGTCAAAGGGATATGGGTAGGGGATGAGGCCCACAAAGGGAGAGACGATGAAGTTGGACATGGTCACCACCTCATCCATCTCCCCCCATATCTCTACGTCCTCCGGCTTCACCCCGACTTCCTCGTGGGTCTCCCTCAAGGCAGTGGCCAACAGATCCTCATCGGAGGTCTCGGAAATCCCCCCTGGAAAGGAGATCTCCCCCTTATGGTGTTTTACCCTATCTGTCCTCTTGGTAAAAAGGACGTGATATGAATCATCCTTCAAGAACAAAGGGAGTAAAACTGCCGCTCTCGTGAGGTCGGGCTCCGCGGTCACCCTCTTGATCTCACGATGGGTGAGGATCTCTTTGATCCTCATAACCAGATCATCCCCTTCCCCGTCTTTAGCCTCCATCTTTTGCTTTCTCCCTTGCATAATTTTGGACCTAATAAAATATAACCTTATCCAATAAAAGTAAAGCTTTCCGTTGACATCCATCGCAAGGATAATGCAGAATGGGAAATGGTAGAGAGATGTTGAAACGAACAGCAGCGATTGTTATATTAGGGTAAGATCGTAATTAGGAGGATAAAAAGAGAAAATGAAAGGGCCCCATGACAAGATTCCGGACCAAAAAGAGCTCGAGAAAGAGCTGAACAAGTACCTGGAGAAAAAGTACGGCGATAGGGTAAAGTTGGTGGTCTCTACCCTTGTTCCCAAAGTCTCCCCTGAGCAAAGGGACGAGAAGGGAAAGACGCTGAAGAAGCCCTCCCCTTACATTAACTTCGATATGAAGCCTGAGGAACTCATCTCTTACCTCAATTCCTTCATCGTCAAACAGGATGAAGCCAAAGAGATCCTAGCCACCAAGATCTGCACGCACTATAACAAGACCAAGTTCATGATAAAAAAGGGGAATGAATCTGGCCCTGGGGTGGGAAATGTCAAGAACAACATCATCATGATCGGCCCTACTGGGGTGGGGAAGACATATATGATAAGGCTCATTGCCAAAAAGATCGGGGTCCCCTTTGTAAAAGGAGACGCCACCAAGTTCAGCGAGACAGGATATGTGGGGGGTGATGTGGAGGACCTGCTGCGGGATCTGGTTTACGAGGCCAACAACGATATAGAGAAGGCCCAATATGGGATCATATACATCGATGAGATCGACAAAATAGCCAGCAGCGGCAACATCATCGGTCCTGATGTCTCGAGAACAGGGGTGCAGAGGGCCTTGTTGAAGCCTATGGAAGAGACGGAGGTGGACCTGCGTGTACCCCACGACCCCATCTCCCAAATGGAGGCCATTGAGAGATATCGCCGGACAGGTAAAAAAGAAAAGAAGACTATAAACACCAGAAATATCCTCTTTATTGTGAGCGGGGCCTTTAATGGCTTGGAGGACATCATCAAGAAGCGGATGAACAAAGAGGGGATCGGCTTTGGGGCGGAGATCAAGTCCAAAGATGAGAAGGCTGAGTATCTGAAACATGTCTCCGCCGAGGACCTGATCGATTATGGATTTGAATCGGAGTTCATCGGGCGCCTACCCGTTATCGCCGTCTTTCACCAATTGGAGGCAGAGGATCTCTATAACATCTTGAAAAACCCCAACAGCCCTATCATCACAAGCAAAAAGAATGACTTTCGCTCTTACGGCATCGACCTCCAGATTGAGGATGAGGCCCTTTGGAAGATGGCCCAGATGGCCTACCAGGAACGCACTGGGGCCAGAGGATTGATCAGCGCTATTGAGAAGGTCCTCCTGAAATTCGAGAGGAAACTCCCTTCCACAGATATCAAGGAACTAGTGGTAACCAAGGAGATGGCCGAGGACACAGAGGGTGAACTTCAGAAGATCTTAAAAAATCCTCATAACGAAGAGAGGCTGAGGCAATACAGAGAATTGGTGGCACAGGAGAGGGAAGAGATGAAGGACTATTTAAAGGCCCGCAAGATGGAATTCTTGAGCCGATATGGGGCCATATTTACTGACAGCCGCTTAGACCTCGTCGTGGATAGGGTGATAAAAAAAGAGATGGACGTAAACTCGGCCTTTGAGGAGGTCCTGTCCACCTATTATCAGATCAAGGGTTTTGAAAAATCCTTCTTGGAGAGGCATGGCATCGAGATCAATCTGGATGAGGAGGCTATGGACCTTCTGCTGGCCTGGATATTAAAAGAGGAGAGGGACATCAAGGAGATCCTTCCCACCTTAGATAGCCTTTTCGAACCTGCCCTGAAATTGATCAGGGATAAGGCGGGAGTGAATTCCTTTTCCATCTCCAAAGAGGGGGTAGAAAATCCTGAGGCCTACTTGAATGGACTGATAAAAAATGTATATCGCAAGATCTACAATGATGTAAGTGAGAAAAGGCCATGAAAGACTATTACAAGATTTTGGGAACAAGCAAAAACGCAACTTCAGATGAGATTAAAAAGGCCTATCGCCAGTTGGCCATGAAGTACCATCCGGACAGGAACAAAGGGAACAAGGAGGCCGAGGAAAAATTTAAGGAGATAAATGAGGCCTATGCCGTGCTCAGCGACCCGGAGAAGAGACGCCAATATGACACCTTCGGGGCTGAGGGATTCCATCAAAGGTTCTCCCAGGAGGACATCTTCCAGGGTTTCGATATAGGGGATATCTTGAAGGACTTCGGTTTTAGCACCTCGGACATCTTCAGCACCCTGTTTGGCGGGGGGAAGAGGAGGGGGTTCAGGCATACCACCTTTACTGGGCCCTTTGGCCAATATACCACGGGAAATGAGGGGTTTGACTTCGCCGATCATTTTGCCCGAGGTGATGCCGGACCCTCCAAG
Proteins encoded in this region:
- a CDS encoding DUF401 family protein, translating into MELLRIILVFALIIVLLVRKVELWATLAIGGVTLGLLCRLPWVKIGGEFFHGLLEPKTIKLVGALFFILLLSEIMRETGGMRKMIDSFGAITRDLRAVVALLPAMIGLMPIMGGALVSAPLVVEASDALRLSPERRTFLNYWFRHIWEYFLPTYPGVILTSALLGVSLRDIAAYNSPLTLAAIGGGIAFGFRGVGKGEEGKWGKGIVEGIRGVLFSLFPLLVVLVMVILLKVELVYSLMLAIGIELLRGRIGWRKTKEMVLRNLSSAKLLLSVIMVVYFQRMLGATQAVGSFHDSLCQVGISPLFLLVVLPFAIGLMTGVTIAFVGVAFPILLPVMQGRDNLLLYLMFAYVSGFCGVLLSPLHLCLVLTKDYFRAEMRKVYRLLFPPVSAVWGIGALIFSFHVVGIGG
- a CDS encoding AAA family ATPase; translation: MKGPHDKIPDQKELEKELNKYLEKKYGDRVKLVVSTLVPKVSPEQRDEKGKTLKKPSPYINFDMKPEELISYLNSFIVKQDEAKEILATKICTHYNKTKFMIKKGNESGPGVGNVKNNIIMIGPTGVGKTYMIRLIAKKIGVPFVKGDATKFSETGYVGGDVEDLLRDLVYEANNDIEKAQYGIIYIDEIDKIASSGNIIGPDVSRTGVQRALLKPMEETEVDLRVPHDPISQMEAIERYRRTGKKEKKTINTRNILFIVSGAFNGLEDIIKKRMNKEGIGFGAEIKSKDEKAEYLKHVSAEDLIDYGFESEFIGRLPVIAVFHQLEAEDLYNILKNPNSPIITSKKNDFRSYGIDLQIEDEALWKMAQMAYQERTGARGLISAIEKVLLKFERKLPSTDIKELVVTKEMAEDTEGELQKILKNPHNEERLRQYRELVAQEREEMKDYLKARKMEFLSRYGAIFTDSRLDLVVDRVIKKEMDVNSAFEEVLSTYYQIKGFEKSFLERHGIEINLDEEAMDLLLAWILKEERDIKEILPTLDSLFEPALKLIRDKAGVNSFSISKEGVENPEAYLNGLIKNVYRKIYNDVSEKRP
- a CDS encoding CoA pyrophosphatase, with translation MRIKEILTHREIKRVTAEPDLTRAAVLLPLFLKDDSYHVLFTKRTDRVKHHKGEISFPGGISETSDEDLLATALRETHEEVGVKPEDVEIWGEMDEVVTMSNFIVSPFVGLIPYPYPFDTCSEEIEELILLPLGCFHKEGILAEEYRTYQDKTQLVYIYHCGRHIIWGATAKILKQFLDLISGEGLR